The Streptomyces europaeiscabiei genome window below encodes:
- a CDS encoding helix-turn-helix transcriptional regulator: MTDRRLWSYKDIAAHIRVQPDTVRSYRKHGLLPPPDHMENGKPYWYADTVRAWVASRPGNRGRKVD, encoded by the coding sequence ATGACCGACCGACGCCTCTGGTCGTACAAGGACATCGCGGCGCACATCCGTGTGCAGCCCGACACCGTCCGCTCGTACCGCAAACACGGGCTGCTGCCGCCGCCCGACCACATGGAGAACGGCAAGCCCTACTGGTACGCCGACACCGTCCGCGCCTGGGTGGCCTCCAGACCGGGCAATCGAGGGCGCAAGGTCGACTGA
- a CDS encoding sugar phosphate isomerase/epimerase family protein has product MTSLSPQSSLSRIRVGSAPDSWGVWFPDDPQQVPWQRFLDEVAASGYEWIELGPYGYLPTDPAVLAEETAKRGLKVSAGTVFTGLHHGPDVWEKTWAHVADNAVLAQAMGAKHLVVIPSFWRDDKTGKVLESSELTVEQWRHLTQLTERLGREVREKYGLQIVVHPHADTHIDSEKNVVRFLDGTDSSVVSLCLDTGHYAYCGGDSVKLIETYGERIGYLHLKQVDPEILADVRANEIPFGPAVAKGVMCEPPKGVPELGPVLAAAQKLDVDLFAIVEQDMYPCEPDKPLPIAQRTRAFLRSCGA; this is encoded by the coding sequence ATGACGTCGTTGTCACCTCAGTCCTCACTCTCGCGCATCCGAGTCGGCTCGGCGCCCGACTCCTGGGGCGTCTGGTTCCCCGACGACCCCCAGCAGGTCCCCTGGCAGCGCTTCCTCGACGAGGTCGCCGCTTCCGGCTACGAGTGGATCGAGCTGGGCCCGTACGGCTATCTGCCGACCGACCCGGCGGTCCTCGCCGAGGAGACCGCCAAACGCGGCCTGAAAGTGTCGGCCGGCACGGTCTTCACCGGCTTGCACCACGGTCCGGACGTCTGGGAGAAGACCTGGGCGCACGTGGCCGACAACGCGGTCCTCGCACAGGCCATGGGCGCCAAGCACCTCGTCGTCATCCCCTCCTTCTGGCGGGACGACAAGACGGGCAAGGTGCTGGAGTCCAGCGAACTGACCGTCGAGCAGTGGCGGCACCTCACCCAGCTCACCGAGCGGCTCGGGCGGGAGGTGCGGGAGAAGTACGGCCTCCAGATCGTCGTCCACCCGCACGCCGACACCCATATCGACAGCGAGAAGAACGTCGTCCGCTTCCTGGACGGCACCGACTCGTCGGTGGTGTCGCTGTGCCTCGACACCGGGCACTACGCCTACTGCGGCGGCGACAGCGTCAAGCTGATCGAGACGTACGGGGAGCGCATCGGGTATCTGCACCTCAAGCAGGTCGACCCCGAGATCCTGGCCGACGTCCGCGCGAACGAGATTCCGTTCGGGCCGGCCGTGGCCAAGGGTGTGATGTGCGAGCCGCCGAAGGGTGTGCCCGAGCTGGGGCCGGTGCTGGCCGCCGCGCAGAAGCTGGACGTGGATCTGTTCGCGATCGTCGAGCAGGACATGTATCCCTGCGAGCCGGACAAGCCGCTGCCCATCGCTCAGCGGACTCGGGCGTTCCTGAGGTCCTGCGGCGCGTGA
- the iolB gene encoding 5-deoxy-glucuronate isomerase produces MTQKTELYVPKGATANAEYAVDIDPKRAGWTHSSLRIVELEPDGTHAFTTGDSEWIVLSLNGGCTVRVSGESGKSAPSGESGESGESGEPGGEEDAEFQILGRESVFAGVSDFVYAPRDARVQIASGAGGRFALAGAKCERRLPARYGPAPEVPVEDRGSGTCARQVRNFASADAFECDKLITVEVITPGGNWSSYPPHKHDENRPGEETELEEIYYFEIDGPHGFGYQRVSPSREGGSEVLAEVRSGDAVLVPDGWHGPSIAQPGHSMYYLNVMAGPGSERQWRICFHPDHTEGYR; encoded by the coding sequence ATGACACAGAAGACCGAGCTGTACGTACCCAAGGGCGCCACCGCGAACGCGGAGTACGCCGTCGACATCGACCCGAAGCGGGCCGGCTGGACCCACAGCAGCCTGCGCATCGTGGAGTTGGAGCCGGACGGGACGCACGCGTTCACGACCGGGGACAGCGAATGGATCGTGCTGTCCCTCAACGGCGGTTGCACGGTGCGAGTATCGGGTGAATCGGGTAAATCCGCACCTTCCGGTGAATCCGGTGAGTCAGGTGAATCAGGTGAACCCGGCGGCGAGGAAGACGCAGAGTTTCAGATCCTGGGCAGGGAGAGCGTGTTCGCCGGAGTCTCCGACTTCGTGTACGCGCCCCGTGACGCCCGGGTACAGATCGCCTCCGGCGCGGGAGGCCGCTTCGCTTTGGCAGGAGCGAAGTGCGAGCGACGACTCCCCGCCCGCTACGGCCCCGCGCCGGAGGTCCCCGTGGAAGACCGCGGCAGCGGCACCTGCGCCCGCCAGGTGCGCAACTTCGCCTCCGCCGACGCCTTCGAGTGCGACAAGCTGATCACCGTCGAGGTCATCACCCCCGGCGGCAACTGGTCCTCGTACCCGCCGCACAAGCACGACGAGAACCGGCCGGGGGAGGAGACCGAACTCGAGGAGATCTACTACTTCGAGATCGACGGCCCCCACGGCTTCGGCTACCAGCGCGTGTCCCCCTCCCGCGAGGGCGGGTCCGAGGTGCTCGCCGAGGTCCGTTCCGGTGACGCGGTGCTCGTGCCCGACGGCTGGCACGGCCCGTCCATCGCGCAGCCCGGCCACAGCATGTACTACCTGAACGTGATGGCCGGTCCGGGCTCCGAGCGGCAGTGGCGGATCTGCTTCCATCCCGACCACACGGAGGGGTACCGATGA
- the iolD gene encoding 3D-(3,5/4)-trihydroxycyclohexane-1,2-dione acylhydrolase (decyclizing): MSTIRLTVAQALVRFLSAQYTERDGERQRLIGATWGIFGHGNVAGLGQALIEYADDMPYLQGRNEQSMVHAAVGYARQSNRLSTHAVTTSIGPGATNLVTGAALATINHLPVLLLPGDIFATRPADPVLQQLEVPYAGDISVNDTLRPVSRYFDRVTRPEALIPAALQAMRVLTDPVETGAVTLALPQDVQAEAYDWPEEFFAERTWNVRRPAADVAELAAAIGAIRAARRPLIVAGGGVHHARAEETLAELAAATGIPVASTQAGKGSLRFDHPQDVGGIGHTGTATANELARTADLVIGVGTRYTDFTTASGTLFAADGVRFLNLNIAPHDGHKLSGLPLVADARAGLEALAEALELHGHRVADAYVAEYTEDKQRWEHRVDACFEADEPDTRPTQAQVLGLLDEIVDEDDILINAAGSLPGDLHKLWRTRSRDQYHLEYGYSCMGYEIPAAIGVRLAAPGRPVWALVGDGTYLMMPTEIVTAVQENVPIKVLLVQNHGYASIGGLSESVGGERFGTAYRHRNPDDGTFTGAPLPVDLAANAASLGMRVLRAKTIRDLRAALADARAADTPTCVYVETQTADTVSGPPPAQAWWDVPVAETATRASAVKAREEYDRHVSTRRRHL; this comes from the coding sequence ATGAGCACGATCCGGCTGACGGTCGCCCAGGCGCTGGTCCGCTTCCTTTCCGCCCAGTACACCGAGCGCGACGGCGAGCGGCAGCGGCTCATCGGCGCCACCTGGGGCATCTTCGGCCACGGCAACGTCGCGGGCCTCGGCCAGGCGCTGATCGAGTACGCCGACGACATGCCGTACCTCCAGGGCCGCAACGAGCAGTCGATGGTGCACGCGGCCGTCGGCTACGCCCGGCAGTCGAACCGCCTCTCCACGCACGCCGTGACGACGTCCATCGGCCCCGGCGCCACCAACCTCGTCACCGGCGCAGCCCTCGCCACCATCAACCACCTCCCGGTGCTGCTGCTCCCCGGCGACATCTTCGCCACCCGCCCGGCCGACCCGGTACTCCAGCAGCTCGAAGTGCCGTACGCGGGCGACATCAGCGTCAACGACACGCTCCGCCCGGTGTCGAGGTACTTCGACCGGGTCACCCGCCCCGAGGCCCTGATCCCGGCCGCGCTGCAGGCGATGCGTGTCCTCACCGACCCGGTGGAGACGGGGGCCGTGACCCTCGCCCTGCCGCAGGACGTGCAGGCCGAGGCGTACGACTGGCCGGAGGAGTTCTTCGCCGAGCGGACCTGGAACGTCCGCCGCCCGGCGGCCGACGTCGCCGAACTGGCCGCCGCGATCGGCGCGATCCGTGCGGCCCGCCGCCCCCTGATCGTCGCCGGCGGCGGTGTCCACCACGCCCGCGCCGAGGAGACGCTCGCCGAACTGGCCGCCGCCACCGGCATCCCCGTGGCGTCCACCCAGGCCGGCAAGGGCTCCCTCCGCTTCGACCACCCGCAGGACGTCGGCGGCATCGGCCACACCGGCACCGCGACCGCGAACGAACTCGCCCGCACCGCCGACCTGGTGATCGGCGTCGGCACCCGGTACACGGACTTCACCACCGCCTCCGGCACCCTCTTCGCCGCCGACGGCGTCCGCTTCCTCAACCTCAACATCGCGCCCCACGACGGCCACAAGCTCTCCGGGCTGCCGCTGGTGGCGGACGCGCGGGCAGGTCTCGAGGCGCTCGCCGAGGCCCTGGAGCTGCACGGGCACCGGGTCGCGGACGCGTACGTCGCCGAGTACACGGAGGACAAGCAGCGCTGGGAACACCGCGTCGACGCCTGCTTCGAGGCCGACGAGCCGGACACCCGGCCCACCCAGGCCCAGGTCCTCGGCCTCCTCGACGAGATCGTCGACGAGGACGACATCCTCATCAACGCGGCCGGTTCCCTCCCGGGTGACCTGCACAAACTGTGGCGGACACGGTCGCGGGACCAGTACCACCTGGAGTACGGCTACTCCTGCATGGGCTATGAGATACCGGCCGCGATCGGCGTCCGGCTGGCCGCTCCCGGGCGCCCGGTGTGGGCGCTGGTCGGCGACGGCACGTATCTGATGATGCCGACCGAGATCGTCACGGCCGTGCAGGAGAACGTCCCGATCAAGGTGCTGCTCGTGCAGAACCACGGGTACGCCTCCATCGGCGGCCTCTCCGAGTCGGTCGGCGGTGAGCGGTTCGGTACCGCCTACCGGCACCGCAACCCCGACGACGGCACGTTCACGGGCGCCCCGCTGCCCGTGGATCTCGCCGCCAACGCGGCCAGTCTCGGCATGCGCGTCCTGCGCGCCAAGACCATCCGTGACCTGCGTGCCGCCCTCGCCGATGCGCGGGCGGCCGACACTCCCACTTGTGTCTACGTGGAGACCCAAACGGCCGACACAGTGTCGGGCCCGCCTCCCGCGCAGGCCTGGTGGGATGTACCTGTGGCCGAGACCGCGACCCGCGCGTCGGCGGTCAAGGCACGCGAGGAGTACGACCGGCACGTCTCAACCCGACGCCGCCATCTGTGA
- the iolC gene encoding 5-dehydro-2-deoxygluconokinase, giving the protein MAYDLITMGRIGVDLYPLQTGVPLPQVTSFGKFLGGSATNVAVAASRLGRSTAVITRTGEDPFGEYLHQALRDFGVDDRWVTPVPGLPTPVTFCEVFPPDDFPLYFYRRPKAPDLEIDAHELDLDAVAGARIFWVTGTGLSEEPSRTATLAALAHRARAGTTVFDLDWRPMFWTDPAEARPFYEEALRHTTVAVGNLDEVEVATGVREPQAAARALLDAGVELAVVKQGPKGVLAVNSKGESAEVPPLPVNVLNGLGAGDAFGGSLCHGLLEGWDLEKIMRHANAAGAIVASRLECSSAMPTVAEIEAAVAAGAVL; this is encoded by the coding sequence ATGGCGTACGACCTCATCACCATGGGGCGGATCGGTGTGGACCTCTACCCGTTGCAGACGGGGGTCCCGCTGCCGCAGGTGACGTCCTTCGGGAAGTTCCTCGGCGGATCGGCGACGAACGTCGCGGTGGCCGCGTCCCGTCTCGGCCGCTCCACCGCCGTCATCACCCGCACGGGTGAGGACCCCTTCGGCGAGTACCTCCACCAGGCGCTGCGCGACTTCGGTGTCGACGACCGCTGGGTCACCCCGGTCCCGGGCCTGCCGACCCCCGTCACCTTCTGCGAGGTCTTCCCGCCGGACGACTTCCCGCTGTACTTCTACCGCCGCCCCAAGGCCCCGGACCTGGAGATCGACGCCCACGAGCTGGACCTCGACGCCGTCGCCGGGGCCCGGATCTTCTGGGTGACCGGCACCGGCCTGAGCGAGGAGCCCAGCCGCACGGCGACGCTCGCGGCCCTCGCCCACCGGGCCAGGGCCGGTACGACGGTCTTCGACCTCGACTGGCGCCCCATGTTCTGGACCGACCCGGCCGAGGCCCGCCCCTTCTACGAGGAGGCCCTGCGGCACACGACCGTCGCGGTCGGCAACCTCGACGAGGTCGAGGTCGCGACCGGTGTCCGTGAGCCGCAGGCCGCCGCCCGCGCACTGCTCGACGCCGGGGTCGAACTCGCGGTCGTCAAGCAGGGCCCCAAGGGTGTCCTCGCGGTCAACAGCAAGGGCGAGTCCGCCGAGGTCCCGCCGCTGCCCGTCAACGTCCTGAACGGCCTCGGCGCCGGTGACGCCTTCGGCGGCTCCCTCTGCCACGGCCTGCTCGAAGGCTGGGACCTGGAGAAGATCATGCGGCACGCCAACGCGGCCGGCGCGATCGTCGCCTCCCGCCTGGAGTGCTCCTCCGCGATGCCCACGGTGGCGGAGATCGAGGCAGCGGTCGCGGCAGGAGCGGTCCTGTGA
- a CDS encoding transposase: protein MGGLRSVAPSFVASGPGGVAVRTRLKHVTPGDEQVLRLVGAYLGSLVSKDLKTRCRDGLSHSGEAWAVRKRELTPLSSSRWAGSISKASHDQWALARRCQLAHIQHLEVGIRTIENRLSLPVGQKGTRKAPGGYRSRREWHAKSRRLRVLQDRLAAARADREAGLVHVVRGGKRLAHARHHLEAARLTQSQWRRGWEAERWFCQADGESGKRHGNETIRISPDGEVSIKLPAPLAHLANAPHGRYVLAGRVVFAHRGGEWADRVAANRAIAYRIHLDTGRDRCYLTASWQLPVAQTIPIEAALAHGVIGVDMNAGHLASWRLDAHGNPTGSPRRFFYGLTGSAEHRDAQVRHALTRLLHWAQTCGVKAIAVEDLDFGAEKTREKQGRKKRFRQLISGMPTGRLRGRLSSMADQTGVAVIAVDPAYTSRWGAQHWQKPLTSTTRKTTRHEAAAVAIGRRAQQHPIRRRTAPPPHDRSDRVGHRTVQARPDVPGREGPRPRVPGPRTRSVPPGRGANAGNQNAQHRPGRSAEHGFWQQDSLPLSL, encoded by the coding sequence GTGGGTGGGCTGAGGAGTGTGGCGCCGTCGTTCGTCGCGTCCGGCCCGGGCGGTGTGGCTGTCCGGACCCGTCTGAAGCACGTGACGCCCGGCGATGAGCAGGTGCTGCGTCTGGTGGGGGCGTATCTGGGGTCGCTGGTCTCGAAGGACCTCAAGACACGGTGCCGGGACGGCCTGTCGCATTCCGGTGAGGCGTGGGCGGTGCGTAAGCGGGAGCTGACGCCGCTGTCGTCGTCACGGTGGGCGGGGTCGATCAGCAAAGCCTCGCACGACCAGTGGGCGCTGGCCCGGCGCTGCCAGCTGGCGCACATCCAGCACCTGGAAGTCGGCATCCGCACCATCGAGAACCGGCTGTCCCTGCCGGTGGGGCAGAAGGGGACGAGGAAGGCGCCGGGGGGTTACCGGTCCCGGCGGGAGTGGCATGCGAAGTCGCGGCGGCTGCGGGTACTGCAGGACCGGCTGGCTGCCGCGCGGGCCGACCGTGAGGCCGGCCTCGTCCACGTCGTACGTGGCGGTAAACGCCTGGCCCATGCCCGCCACCACCTGGAGGCTGCCCGGCTCACCCAGTCGCAGTGGCGCCGGGGCTGGGAGGCGGAGCGTTGGTTCTGCCAGGCGGACGGGGAGTCCGGCAAGCGCCACGGCAACGAGACCATCCGGATCAGCCCCGACGGCGAGGTGAGCATCAAGTTGCCCGCGCCGCTGGCGCATCTGGCGAACGCCCCGCACGGCCGCTACGTCCTCGCAGGTCGGGTCGTGTTCGCGCACCGGGGCGGTGAGTGGGCGGACCGCGTTGCGGCCAACCGGGCGATCGCCTACCGCATCCACCTGGATACCGGCCGGGACCGCTGCTATCTGACCGCGTCCTGGCAGCTCCCGGTCGCACAGACCATCCCCATCGAGGCCGCGCTCGCCCACGGCGTGATCGGCGTCGACATGAACGCCGGCCACCTGGCCTCCTGGCGCCTGGATGCCCATGGCAACCCCACCGGCAGCCCGCGCCGTTTCTTCTACGGCCTGACCGGCAGCGCCGAACACCGCGACGCGCAGGTCCGCCACGCCCTCACCCGCCTCCTGCACTGGGCCCAAACGTGTGGTGTGAAGGCGATCGCGGTGGAGGACCTGGACTTCGGTGCGGAGAAGACCCGGGAGAAGCAGGGCCGCAAAAAACGCTTCCGGCAGTTGATCTCCGGTATGCCCACCGGGAGACTCCGCGGTCGGCTCTCCTCGATGGCGGATCAGACGGGTGTCGCGGTCATCGCCGTCGACCCCGCCTACACCAGCCGCTGGGGCGCCCAACACTGGCAGAAACCCCTCACCAGCACGACTCGTAAGACCACTCGCCACGAGGCTGCCGCCGTGGCGATCGGAAGGCGCGCCCAACAACACCCGATCCGGCGACGGACGGCACCGCCCCCACACGACCGGAGTGATCGTGTGGGGCATCGGACCGTCCAGGCCCGACCGGATGTTCCTGGGCGTGAGGGACCCCGCCCCCGCGTTCCCGGACCACGGACACGATCCGTGCCGCCCGGACGCGGAGCGAACGCGGGCAACCAGAACGCCCAACACCGTCCGGGGCGTTCGGCTGAGCATGGGTTCTGGCAACAGGACTCACTCCCGCTCAGTCTCTAG
- a CDS encoding zinc-dependent alcohol dehydrogenase family protein, producing MRAVVFEQFGEPATVKDVAAPTPTPHGVVVRVEATGLCRSDWHGWQGHDPDITLPHVPGHELAGVVEATGTAVTAWRPGDRVTVPFVCACGTCAACAAGDQQVCERQTQPGFTHWGSYAQYVALDHADVNLVALPDELSYGTAAALGCRFATAFRAVVAQGRVGPGEWVAVHGCGGVGLSAVMIAAASGARVIAVDISPQALDLARKFGAAECVNASVEPDTATAIRELTGGGAHLSLDALGSPATCAASVNSLRRRGRHIQVGLLPSETGTTPVPMARAVALELELLGSHGMAAHAYPRMLELVRAGVLRPDLLVTTTIPLDAAPAALAAMGTAPGSGVTVIEPWS from the coding sequence ATGCGCGCAGTCGTGTTCGAGCAGTTCGGAGAACCGGCCACGGTGAAGGACGTCGCGGCCCCCACCCCCACCCCTCACGGAGTCGTCGTACGGGTGGAAGCCACCGGCCTCTGCCGCAGCGACTGGCACGGCTGGCAGGGCCACGACCCCGACATCACCCTCCCGCACGTCCCCGGCCACGAACTCGCCGGCGTCGTGGAGGCGACCGGCACGGCGGTGACCGCATGGCGCCCCGGCGACCGCGTCACCGTCCCGTTCGTGTGCGCCTGCGGCACCTGCGCCGCCTGCGCGGCCGGGGACCAGCAGGTGTGCGAGCGGCAGACCCAGCCGGGCTTCACCCACTGGGGCTCGTACGCCCAGTACGTCGCCCTGGACCATGCCGATGTGAACCTGGTGGCGCTGCCGGACGAGCTGTCGTACGGCACGGCCGCCGCACTGGGCTGCCGCTTCGCCACGGCATTCCGCGCGGTCGTCGCACAGGGCCGCGTCGGGCCGGGGGAGTGGGTCGCGGTCCACGGCTGCGGCGGTGTGGGCCTCTCCGCCGTGATGATCGCGGCGGCCTCCGGCGCGCGGGTGATCGCCGTGGACATCTCCCCTCAGGCCCTGGACCTGGCCCGCAAGTTCGGCGCGGCGGAGTGCGTGAACGCGTCGGTGGAACCAGACACAGCCACAGCGATCCGCGAGCTGACCGGCGGCGGCGCCCACCTCTCCCTCGACGCCCTCGGCTCCCCGGCCACCTGCGCGGCCTCCGTCAACAGCCTCCGCCGCCGAGGCCGCCATATCCAGGTGGGCCTGCTCCCGTCCGAGACGGGCACCACCCCCGTCCCCATGGCCCGAGCGGTCGCCCTGGAGCTCGAACTCCTGGGCAGCCACGGCATGGCGGCCCACGCCTACCCCCGGATGCTGGAGCTGGTCCGGGCGGGAGTCCTCCGCCCCGACCTCCTGGTGACCACGACGATCCCCCTGGACGCGGCCCCCGCCGCCCTCGCGGCGATGGGCACGGCACCCGGCAGCGGAGTGACGGTCATCGAGCCGTGGAGCTGA
- a CDS encoding Cgl0159 family (beta/alpha)8-fold protein: MSRVDVSALVRTRVHHPEAIAEAAARRTRRPLIGDSGRLMIVAADHPARGALSVGDRKLAMANRADLLERLCLALSRPGVDGVLATADILDDLLLLGALDGKVVMGSMNRGGLAGASFELDDRFTGHRPEDMRRLGFDAGKLLLRVDYDDPGSLTTLESTARAVDAMAERRLPVFVEPFISRRDPATGKVRNDLSADAVTKSIAIAAGLGGSSAYTWLKVPVTENPDDMARVMETSTLPAVLLGGDVGEDQEGAYEKWRGALQLPTVQGLVVGRSLLYPSDDDVTAAVDTAVGLL, translated from the coding sequence CTGAGCCGCGTCGACGTCTCCGCCCTCGTCCGCACCCGGGTCCACCACCCCGAGGCGATCGCCGAGGCCGCCGCCCGGCGTACCCGGCGCCCCCTGATCGGCGACTCCGGCCGGCTGATGATCGTCGCCGCCGACCACCCGGCCCGGGGTGCCCTCTCCGTCGGTGACCGCAAACTCGCCATGGCGAACCGGGCCGACCTCCTCGAACGCCTGTGCCTGGCGCTGTCCCGCCCCGGCGTGGACGGTGTCCTCGCGACCGCCGACATCCTCGACGACCTGCTTCTCCTCGGCGCCCTCGACGGCAAGGTCGTCATGGGCTCGATGAACCGGGGCGGCCTCGCGGGCGCCAGCTTCGAACTGGACGACCGTTTCACCGGCCACCGCCCCGAGGACATGAGGCGCCTCGGCTTCGACGCAGGCAAGCTCCTGCTGCGCGTCGACTACGACGACCCGGGCTCCCTCACCACCCTGGAGTCCACCGCCCGCGCCGTGGACGCCATGGCGGAGCGCAGGCTCCCCGTGTTCGTCGAGCCGTTCATCAGCCGCCGCGACCCGGCCACCGGCAAGGTCAGGAACGACCTGAGTGCCGACGCCGTCACCAAGTCGATCGCCATAGCGGCCGGGCTCGGCGGCAGTTCGGCGTACACCTGGCTGAAGGTGCCCGTCACCGAGAACCCCGACGACATGGCCCGCGTGATGGAGACCTCGACGCTGCCCGCCGTACTGCTCGGCGGCGATGTCGGCGAGGACCAGGAGGGCGCGTACGAGAAGTGGCGGGGCGCGCTGCAACTGCCCACCGTGCAGGGCCTGGTGGTCGGCCGCTCATTGCTCTACCCGTCGGACGACGACGTGACCGCCGCCGTGGACACCGCCGTAGGACTGTTGTGA
- a CDS encoding MMPL family transporter, with product MTEVNRPPRVGGWTRFVTARPRLSLLVALLLTALAVVAGSDVADRLGSGGWEDPAAQSTYATKALEREFPDSNPNFLLLVDAGGASVDDPAVAAEAKQLTERLAAEKGVTGVGSYWQTGAPTLRAEDGREGLIAARLTGDETAVNKTLDRIAPEFRGTHGPVEVKVGGILAVRHEMQTIIQEDLLRAEMIALPVTLVLLVMVFGSAVAALLPLGVGIVAILGTNAILRGLTEVTDVSVFALNLTTAMGLGLAIDYALFIVRRFREELATGADSLTAVATTLRTAGRTVLFSALTVAVSLAAMMVFPQYFLKSFAYAGIAVVLLAAAAALILLPAALVLLGERVNAWDLRKLFKRRKRSDTEGSDSPVAEDGAAWGRMAALVMRRAPYFAIATTAGLVLLGLPFLGVKFGTADDRQLPSTAESHVVQQHLRDGFPGTPGGGLAVLAEGKAAKTQYAAYKERLADLPEVLRVDGPLVQGDWAYFTVQPKGEAVDEGAQRLVDDIRAMDAPFDTSVTGTAAVLVDTKAAIGDGLPWALSFIAIVTLILVFLLTGSVLIPLQAVLLNALSLTAMFGALVWVFQDGNLSGLLAFTSPGSIETTLPVLMFCVAFGLSMDYGVFLLSRIKEEYDHTGDHTASVRFGLQRTGGLITAAAVILAVVMIAIGTSRVTNTKMLGLGIALAVLMDAMVIRSLLVPAVMRLTGRATWWAPAPLRRFHERFGLSEGEQAPVVPPKTEEKSKEPEPVSSSPGV from the coding sequence ATGACCGAAGTCAACCGGCCACCCCGAGTGGGAGGCTGGACCCGGTTCGTGACCGCCCGCCCCCGGCTCTCCCTGCTCGTCGCCCTGCTGCTCACCGCTCTCGCGGTCGTGGCGGGGAGCGATGTGGCCGACCGTCTCGGCAGCGGCGGCTGGGAGGACCCGGCCGCCCAGTCCACCTACGCGACGAAGGCCCTGGAACGCGAGTTCCCCGACTCCAACCCGAACTTCCTGCTGCTGGTCGACGCGGGCGGCGCCTCGGTCGACGATCCGGCCGTCGCCGCCGAGGCGAAGCAGCTGACCGAGCGGCTCGCCGCCGAGAAGGGCGTCACGGGCGTCGGCTCCTACTGGCAGACCGGCGCGCCGACCCTGCGCGCGGAGGACGGCCGGGAGGGGCTGATAGCGGCCCGCCTCACCGGCGACGAGACGGCGGTGAACAAGACCCTGGACCGCATCGCGCCCGAGTTCCGCGGCACACACGGCCCGGTCGAGGTCAAGGTCGGCGGCATTCTCGCCGTGCGCCACGAGATGCAGACGATCATCCAGGAGGACCTGCTGCGGGCCGAGATGATCGCTCTGCCGGTGACCCTCGTCCTGCTGGTCATGGTCTTCGGCAGCGCGGTCGCCGCCCTGCTGCCGCTGGGCGTGGGCATCGTCGCGATCCTCGGCACCAACGCGATCCTGCGCGGCCTCACCGAGGTCACCGACGTCTCGGTCTTCGCCCTGAACCTCACCACGGCCATGGGCCTCGGCCTCGCGATCGACTACGCCCTGTTCATCGTGCGCCGATTCCGCGAGGAACTGGCCACCGGCGCCGACTCCTTGACGGCCGTCGCCACCACCCTGCGCACAGCCGGCCGCACGGTCCTCTTCTCCGCCCTCACGGTCGCCGTCTCCCTGGCGGCCATGATGGTATTCCCGCAGTACTTCCTGAAGTCCTTCGCCTACGCGGGCATCGCGGTGGTCCTCCTGGCCGCGGCGGCGGCCCTGATCCTCCTCCCCGCGGCCCTGGTCCTCCTGGGCGAGCGCGTCAACGCCTGGGACCTGCGCAAGCTGTTCAAGCGCCGCAAGAGGTCGGACACCGAAGGGAGCGACTCCCCGGTCGCGGAGGACGGCGCGGCCTGGGGCCGCATGGCAGCCCTCGTCATGCGCCGCGCCCCGTACTTCGCCATCGCCACGACAGCGGGCCTGGTCCTTCTCGGCCTCCCCTTCCTGGGCGTGAAGTTCGGCACGGCCGACGACCGCCAGCTCCCCTCGACCGCCGAGTCCCATGTCGTCCAACAGCACCTCAGGGACGGCTTCCCGGGAACCCCCGGCGGCGGCCTGGCGGTGCTGGCGGAAGGAAAGGCGGCGAAGACGCAGTACGCCGCCTACAAGGAGCGGCTGGCGGACCTGCCCGAGGTGCTCCGGGTGGACGGACCACTGGTCCAGGGCGACTGGGCCTACTTCACCGTGCAGCCGAAGGGTGAGGCGGTCGACGAGGGCGCGCAGCGCCTGGTGGACGACATCCGGGCGATGGACGCCCCCTTCGACACCTCGGTGACGGGCACGGCGGCGGTCCTGGTGGACACGAAGGCGGCGATAGGGGACGGCCTCCCCTGGGCCCTCTCCTTCATAGCGATCGTCACCCTGATCCTGGTCTTCCTCCTGACCGGCAGCGTGCTGATCCCCCTCCAGGCGGTCCTGCTGAACGCCCTCAGTCTCACCGCGATGTTCGGCGCGCTGGTCTGGGTCTTCCAGGACGGCAACCTCTCCGGCCTCCTCGCCTTCACCAGCCCGGGTTCCATAGAGACGACCCTCCCGGTCCTGATGTTCTGCGTGGCCTTCGGTCTCTCCATGGACTACGGCGTCTTCCTGCTCTCCCGCATCAAGGAGGAGTACGACCACACCGGCGACCACACGGCCTCCGTCCGCTTCGGCCTCCAACGCACCGGCGGCCTCATCACCGCCGCCGCCGTCATCCTCGCCGTCGTCATGATCGCCATAGGCACCTCCCGAGTCACCAACACCAAGATGCTCGGCCTCGGCATAGCCCTCGCCGTCCTCATGGACGCCATGGTCATCCGCAGCCTCCTGGTCCCGGCGGTGATGCGCCTGACAGGCCGCGCCACCTGGTGGGCACCGGCCCCGCTGAGGAGGTTCCACGAGAGGTTCGGCCTGAGCGAGGGTGAACAGGCGCCGGTGGTACCCCCGAAGACCGAGGAGAAGTCGAAGGAGCCGGAGCCCGTCTCGAGCAGCCCCGGAGTCTGA